A window of Brachybacterium fresconis contains these coding sequences:
- a CDS encoding NADH-quinone oxidoreductase subunit L produces MSGAEGALLAMVLLPGGMGAALALTRRWERVATPIAVATAGLTTALAAVVALARPALSSPFLAGADFALEVDALAALTAPMIAAVTFLVLVFAAGSIRESRARFHGLMLIFSAAALVTASAASIPALLFAWEVMGATSYALIGFWWREPHRVSAGLTAFLTTRTADLGLYVAAGAALAGGAGMALADLPAATDPWRHVVAAGILVAALGKAAQLPFSFWLSGAMQGPSPVSALLHSAAMVAMGGFLLLRVEPLLAATGWAGPVAAWLGMLTAVLMGIVALAQRELKQLLAASTVAQLGFVVLAAGVGAVSGGAAHLVAHASTKALLFLAAGAWLTAVGTEDLARLRGVGRRWRVVGVCASVGALALAGIAPLSLWATKDAVLAAALEASPWLYAAGLLASALSAAYAGKALWAIWRRGDGAGVRAGGTGQVGALAQAPLVVLATGAAGLVVLALPPLSRALAQALGGHGEVSAVELALSAVIAAAVLLLMLRLRAPEPRWAREWLGLERIAHAVVVRPSLSLAHALARFDDHVLDRTVMAAAGAVPVLARIAARADDRFLDAGFDATAHAVDVTGHLAARVDDDGVDRGVEILAGRVRRLGHLARIPQTGAIHQYFLQAVAVLAIGVVAWSVYAVMG; encoded by the coding sequence ATGAGCGGGGCCGAGGGCGCGTTGCTCGCCATGGTGCTGCTCCCGGGGGGCATGGGCGCCGCGCTGGCCCTGACCCGCCGGTGGGAACGCGTTGCGACACCGATCGCGGTGGCCACCGCTGGGCTCACCACGGCACTGGCGGCAGTCGTCGCCCTGGCCAGGCCGGCGCTGTCGTCCCCGTTCCTGGCCGGCGCCGACTTCGCACTGGAGGTGGATGCCCTTGCGGCGCTGACCGCACCGATGATCGCCGCGGTGACCTTCCTGGTGCTGGTCTTCGCGGCTGGGAGCATCCGGGAGTCCCGGGCCCGCTTCCACGGGCTGATGCTGATCTTCTCCGCCGCGGCCTTGGTCACGGCCTCCGCCGCCAGTATCCCGGCGCTGCTGTTCGCTTGGGAGGTGATGGGCGCGACCTCCTACGCCCTGATCGGGTTCTGGTGGCGGGAACCGCACCGGGTCTCGGCGGGGCTCACCGCCTTCCTCACCACCCGCACCGCCGACCTGGGCCTCTACGTCGCCGCCGGCGCCGCCCTGGCCGGCGGAGCAGGAATGGCGCTGGCTGACCTCCCCGCCGCGACGGACCCGTGGCGCCACGTCGTCGCGGCCGGGATCCTGGTCGCTGCCCTGGGGAAGGCCGCACAGCTGCCCTTCTCGTTCTGGCTCTCCGGGGCGATGCAGGGTCCCAGCCCGGTGAGCGCGCTGCTGCACTCAGCGGCGATGGTGGCCATGGGCGGCTTTCTGCTTCTGCGCGTGGAGCCGTTGTTGGCTGCGACCGGGTGGGCCGGGCCAGTCGCCGCCTGGCTCGGGATGCTCACCGCGGTGCTGATGGGCATCGTGGCGCTGGCCCAGCGGGAGCTCAAACAGCTCCTGGCCGCCTCCACGGTCGCCCAGCTGGGGTTCGTCGTTCTCGCTGCCGGCGTCGGCGCGGTCAGTGGCGGCGCGGCCCATCTGGTGGCGCACGCCTCCACCAAGGCCCTGCTCTTCCTGGCTGCCGGGGCATGGTTGACGGCGGTGGGCACCGAAGATCTCGCGAGACTACGCGGAGTGGGGCGTCGGTGGCGGGTTGTCGGGGTCTGCGCGAGCGTGGGGGCGCTGGCCCTGGCGGGGATCGCCCCGCTGTCCCTGTGGGCGACCAAGGACGCCGTGCTGGCTGCTGCGCTCGAGGCCTCCCCGTGGCTCTATGCCGCCGGGTTGCTGGCGTCCGCCCTGTCGGCCGCCTATGCCGGCAAGGCCCTGTGGGCGATCTGGCGCCGCGGGGACGGCGCGGGAGTCCGTGCGGGCGGCACCGGCCAGGTGGGGGCCCTGGCGCAGGCGCCGCTGGTCGTGCTGGCCACCGGCGCGGCCGGGCTCGTCGTGCTCGCTCTGCCCCCGCTCAGCCGGGCCCTCGCCCAGGCCCTGGGCGGGCACGGCGAGGTCTCGGCCGTCGAGCTGGCTCTCTCGGCCGTGATCGCGGCGGCCGTGCTGCTGCTGATGCTGCGGCTACGCGCCCCCGAGCCGAGATGGGCCCGTGAGTGGCTGGGGCTGGAGAGGATCGCGCATGCCGTCGTCGTCCGCCCGTCCCTGTCCCTGGCGCACGCCCTGGCTCGGTTCGATGACCACGTCCTGGACCGCACCGTGATGGCCGCCGCCGGGGCGGTGCCTGTGCTAGCGCGAATCGCCGCCCGTGCCGACGACCGGTTTCTCGACGCCGGGTTCGACGCCACCGCGCACGCCGTCGACGTGACCGGTCACCTGGCGGCGAGGGTCGATGACGACGGAGTGGACCGTGGGGTGGAGATCCTCGCCGGTCGGGTCCGCCGGCTCGGGCATCTGGCCCGGATCCCGCAGACCGGAGCCATCCACCAGTACTTCCTCCAGGCCGTCGCGGTCCTCGCGATCGGCGTCGTGGCCTGGTCCGTCTATGCCGTGATGGGATGA
- a CDS encoding NADH-quinone oxidoreductase subunit J, with amino-acid sequence MLFTIVFWVLAVVAVAAGVAVFVVDSMARATYALALSFIAVGVQILLLQQSYLGVITILMMVMEMAVMAVYMVMFMGMNPALMPMDMTHGKKTAIGASAGVFGLLAAGALLIPWPERRGAPPEDLTQAIGLAIMDEKMLVMVVVGAVLVATIVSGVVLAAHRTRYDRFGDDLRRRPADDPQPGGVGR; translated from the coding sequence GTGCTGTTCACAATCGTGTTCTGGGTACTCGCCGTGGTGGCCGTGGCCGCGGGCGTAGCCGTGTTCGTGGTGGACTCCATGGCCCGGGCCACCTACGCCCTGGCGCTGTCGTTCATCGCCGTGGGAGTGCAGATCCTCCTCTTGCAGCAGAGCTATCTCGGGGTCATCACGATCTTGATGATGGTGATGGAGATGGCGGTGATGGCTGTTTACATGGTGATGTTCATGGGCATGAACCCGGCGCTGATGCCGATGGACATGACCCACGGGAAGAAGACGGCGATCGGCGCCTCGGCCGGCGTTTTCGGGCTGCTGGCTGCCGGCGCCCTGCTCATCCCCTGGCCGGAGCGACGCGGCGCCCCGCCCGAGGACCTCACGCAGGCGATCGGCTTGGCGATCATGGACGAGAAGATGCTGGTCATGGTCGTGGTGGGTGCGGTCCTGGTGGCAACCATCGTGTCCGGGGTGGTGCTGGCCGCTCATCGCACCCGCTACGACCGGTTCGGTGACGACCTACGCCGCCGGCCGGCCGACGATCCCCAGCCGGGGGGTGTGGGCCGATGA
- a CDS encoding NADH-quinone oxidoreductase subunit N: protein MQMRPALLLPEILVFIGGLVVLLGGSFLPRQRQWIARAVAAVALLGATVAAAVAMTGPEQSAFSGTFAVDVATGAARIIAALTTLLVLGVASGELAGSPRESDTYALLLFATTGVMVLAGTTDLLVLVAGFLLVSIPLYGIIGLTGGRAGAEAAMKTYLMGALSGILLMLGVTVLYAVAGGTDYALLRDVLPGAPAAAVGVGVLGVLAGLLFKAGGVPLHFWVPDATQGTGGTAATFLTTVPKIGALVAVYRFVATISEGDGSWLVVAGVLATTSMVVGNLAAYWQTDPRRLLGWSTVAQVGFLLVPVAAAGRSDLALPSFLFYLAAYALANVAAFAVTAALPHHRELSDYRGLARSRPGLALALLVALLGLVGTPPLAVFVGKLTTATAAWDGGHGWLALVVMLNSVLSLFYYLRWFAPAFARPTDNGASFPRPGGAATWPAATAGVAATASLGLGILAGFLWAALEGPLLF, encoded by the coding sequence ATGCAGATGCGGCCCGCCCTGCTGCTGCCGGAGATCCTCGTCTTCATCGGCGGCCTGGTGGTGCTGCTGGGCGGCTCATTCCTGCCCCGCCAGCGGCAGTGGATCGCCCGCGCCGTCGCCGCGGTAGCCCTGCTCGGTGCCACGGTCGCCGCCGCCGTGGCGATGACCGGCCCCGAACAGAGCGCGTTCTCAGGCACCTTCGCTGTGGACGTCGCCACCGGAGCCGCCCGGATAATCGCGGCCCTGACGACCCTGTTGGTCCTCGGGGTGGCCTCCGGGGAACTCGCCGGCTCGCCGCGAGAGTCCGACACCTACGCGCTGCTGCTCTTCGCCACCACCGGGGTGATGGTGCTAGCCGGAACCACCGACCTGCTCGTGCTCGTAGCCGGATTCCTGCTGGTCAGCATCCCCTTGTACGGGATTATCGGCCTGACCGGCGGCCGGGCCGGGGCCGAAGCGGCGATGAAGACCTACCTCATGGGCGCGTTGTCCGGGATCCTGCTCATGCTCGGGGTCACCGTGCTCTACGCCGTGGCCGGGGGCACCGACTACGCCCTGCTGCGGGACGTGCTACCCGGGGCCCCGGCCGCAGCCGTGGGGGTCGGCGTGCTGGGCGTGCTCGCCGGGTTGCTGTTCAAGGCCGGCGGCGTGCCCCTGCACTTCTGGGTACCCGACGCCACACAGGGCACCGGCGGCACCGCCGCGACGTTCCTGACCACGGTCCCCAAGATCGGAGCGCTGGTAGCCGTCTACCGATTCGTGGCCACGATCTCCGAAGGCGACGGCTCCTGGCTGGTCGTCGCAGGCGTGCTGGCCACGACCTCCATGGTCGTGGGCAACCTTGCCGCGTACTGGCAGACCGATCCCCGCCGGCTGCTGGGCTGGTCGACCGTGGCCCAGGTCGGGTTCCTGCTCGTCCCGGTGGCCGCGGCGGGTCGCAGTGATCTGGCACTGCCCTCATTCTTGTTCTACCTCGCCGCCTATGCCCTGGCCAACGTCGCCGCCTTCGCCGTCACCGCAGCGCTGCCCCACCACCGCGAGCTGAGTGACTACCGAGGTCTGGCCCGGTCCCGCCCCGGGCTGGCCCTGGCTCTGCTCGTCGCGCTGCTGGGCCTGGTGGGCACCCCACCGCTGGCCGTGTTCGTCGGCAAGCTCACCACCGCCACCGCAGCCTGGGACGGCGGGCACGGCTGGTTGGCGCTGGTCGTGATGCTCAACAGCGTGCTCAGCCTGTTCTACTACCTGCGCTGGTTCGCGCCCGCGTTCGCCCGTCCTACCGATAACGGCGCTAGCTTCCCCCGCCCGGGCGGAGCGGCCACCTGGCCGGCAGCCACCGCCGGGGTGGCTGCCACCGCGAGCCTGGGGCTCGGCATCCTGGCCGGTTTCCTGTGGGCGGCTCTGGAAGGACCCCTGCTGTTCTAA
- a CDS encoding NADH-quinone oxidoreductase subunit NuoK, which translates to MTLEAVLVVAAALFAVGLYGALSQQVVVMVMMGLELMINGVLLAAAGFWWFLAPDPSGQVLLLVVLAAMTVEMAMGFAVATLLHRRRQTDMTDMAEELSR; encoded by the coding sequence ATGACCCTGGAAGCCGTGCTGGTGGTGGCCGCCGCGCTGTTCGCGGTGGGCCTCTACGGAGCGCTGTCCCAGCAGGTGGTGGTGATGGTGATGATGGGTCTGGAGCTGATGATCAACGGGGTGTTGCTGGCCGCCGCCGGATTCTGGTGGTTCCTGGCCCCGGACCCTTCCGGGCAGGTGCTGCTGCTGGTCGTGCTGGCGGCGATGACCGTGGAGATGGCCATGGGCTTCGCCGTGGCCACGTTGCTGCACCGCCGGCGCCAGACCGACATGACGGACATGGCCGAGGAGCTGTCCCGATGA
- a CDS encoding TetR/AcrR family transcriptional regulator, which produces MPNVKGTTAAGERGKSGLGVNQRADAQRNRAKILAAAPVALRKNPDASVADIAAEAGVGRMTLYGHFANRAALIDATLADSLEQAEDVLGNVPLDGDPVAALEALITSSWSLLERVRSVLVVAQRELPSARIREMHEVAEGRMQGLFERGQREGVFRAELPVSWLLAVTHLAMNAAAEEVTAGRIELKDAADLIIGTLLPAFTVPEMR; this is translated from the coding sequence ATGCCGAACGTCAAGGGCACGACCGCAGCAGGTGAACGCGGCAAGAGCGGTCTGGGGGTCAATCAGCGTGCCGACGCACAGCGCAACCGGGCGAAGATCCTCGCCGCCGCGCCGGTCGCGCTGCGCAAGAACCCGGACGCTTCCGTCGCCGACATCGCCGCCGAAGCCGGCGTGGGCCGCATGACCCTGTACGGGCACTTCGCCAACCGTGCGGCACTGATCGATGCGACCCTCGCGGACAGCCTCGAGCAGGCCGAGGACGTCCTCGGGAACGTGCCCCTCGACGGGGACCCAGTGGCAGCGCTCGAAGCCCTCATCACGTCGAGCTGGTCTCTCCTGGAACGCGTCCGCTCTGTGCTCGTAGTGGCACAGCGCGAACTGCCGTCAGCGCGCATCCGTGAGATGCATGAGGTGGCCGAGGGGCGCATGCAGGGTCTCTTCGAACGCGGACAGCGTGAAGGGGTGTTCCGCGCAGAGCTTCCGGTCAGCTGGCTGCTCGCCGTCACCCATTTGGCCATGAACGCTGCCGCCGAAGAGGTGACCGCCGGCCGAATCGAGCTCAAGGACGCCGCCGACCTCATCATCGGAACCCTGCTCCCAGCCTTCACCGTTCCCGAGATGCGCTGA
- a CDS encoding heavy metal translocating P-type ATPase — MNPETPLIAEAGIELEIGGMTCASCANRIERKLNKLDGITATVNYATEKAKVTVPEGYDPQLLVSEVEKTGYTAALPKPATRKDSANTPGDDQESSDPELTSLRPRLIGAVVLTVPVIAMAMIPAIQFPYWQWLSLALAAPVIVWGAWPFHKAAWTNLKHGAATMDTLISMGTSAALLWSLYALFFGTAGTPGMTHPFELTIAPSDGAANIYLEVGAGVTMFILAGRYFEKRSKRQAGAALRALLELGAKEVSVLRGGQEQKIAIDDLVEGDDFIVRPGEKIATDGTVVSGTSAVDASMLTGESVPVEVSEGDAVTGATVNAGGRLVVRATRIGSDTQLAQMAKLVEDAQTGKAEVQRLADRISGIFVPIVILVAALTLGAWLGAGFPVTAAFTAAVAVLVIACPCALGLATPTALLVGTGRGAQMGVLIKGPEVLESTRKVDTVVLDKTGTVTTGKMTLTDVVTDEGTDRAELLRLAGAVEDSSEHPIAQAIAKGATQEVGELPTLSDFTNVEGKGVRGTVDGRTVVVGRESLLAETQMALSPAVAAAKAEAEEQGKTVVAIGWDGIARGILVVADTVKPTSAEAVAEMKALGLTPVLLTGDNEAVARQIAAEVGIDEVIAEVLPSEKVDVVSRLQREGRTVAMVGDGVNDAPALAQADLGLAMGTGTDVAIEASDITLVRGDLRSAVDAIRLSRKTLSTIKTNLFWAFAYNTAAIPVAALGMLNPMLAGAAMAFSSVFVVGNSLRLRGFTSIAKN, encoded by the coding sequence GTGAACCCCGAAACACCGCTCATCGCCGAGGCCGGCATCGAGCTGGAAATCGGCGGCATGACGTGCGCATCCTGCGCGAACCGGATCGAGCGGAAACTCAATAAGCTCGACGGCATCACCGCGACCGTCAACTACGCCACCGAGAAAGCCAAGGTGACCGTCCCGGAGGGCTACGATCCGCAACTGCTCGTCAGTGAAGTCGAAAAGACCGGATACACCGCCGCGCTACCCAAGCCCGCCACCCGCAAAGACTCAGCGAATACGCCTGGGGACGATCAGGAGAGCTCCGACCCGGAGCTGACCTCCCTGCGCCCCCGGCTGATCGGTGCGGTCGTGCTGACCGTCCCGGTCATCGCGATGGCGATGATCCCCGCCATTCAGTTCCCCTACTGGCAGTGGCTCTCGCTCGCGCTCGCGGCCCCGGTCATCGTGTGGGGCGCCTGGCCGTTCCACAAGGCAGCCTGGACGAACCTCAAGCACGGCGCAGCCACGATGGACACGCTCATCTCGATGGGCACCTCCGCTGCCCTGCTGTGGTCCCTGTACGCACTGTTCTTCGGAACCGCCGGCACCCCAGGCATGACTCACCCCTTCGAGCTGACGATCGCGCCCTCCGACGGGGCAGCGAACATCTACCTCGAGGTCGGTGCGGGCGTCACGATGTTCATCCTGGCCGGCCGCTACTTCGAGAAGCGCTCCAAGCGCCAGGCCGGCGCCGCACTGCGCGCCCTGCTCGAGCTCGGCGCGAAAGAAGTCTCCGTGCTGCGCGGAGGCCAGGAGCAGAAGATCGCCATCGACGATCTCGTAGAGGGTGACGATTTCATCGTCCGCCCCGGCGAGAAGATCGCCACCGACGGCACCGTCGTCTCCGGCACCTCCGCGGTCGACGCCTCCATGCTCACCGGCGAGTCGGTCCCCGTCGAGGTGAGTGAGGGGGACGCCGTCACCGGCGCCACCGTCAACGCCGGCGGACGCCTCGTGGTCCGCGCAACCCGCATCGGCTCCGACACCCAGCTGGCCCAGATGGCCAAGCTCGTCGAGGACGCCCAGACCGGCAAGGCCGAGGTCCAACGCCTGGCCGACCGCATCTCCGGGATCTTCGTGCCGATCGTCATCCTGGTCGCCGCGCTGACCCTCGGCGCGTGGCTCGGCGCCGGGTTCCCCGTCACCGCGGCCTTCACCGCCGCCGTCGCCGTGCTCGTGATCGCCTGCCCCTGCGCGCTTGGTCTGGCGACTCCGACCGCCCTGCTGGTGGGCACCGGCCGCGGAGCTCAGATGGGGGTGCTCATCAAGGGCCCCGAGGTGCTCGAGTCCACCCGCAAGGTCGACACCGTGGTGCTGGACAAGACCGGCACCGTCACCACCGGCAAGATGACCCTCACCGATGTCGTCACCGATGAAGGCACCGATCGCGCCGAGCTGCTGCGACTGGCCGGCGCCGTCGAGGACTCCTCCGAGCACCCGATCGCCCAAGCGATCGCCAAGGGCGCCACGCAGGAGGTCGGCGAACTCCCGACACTCTCGGACTTCACCAACGTCGAGGGCAAGGGTGTACGCGGCACCGTCGACGGGCGCACCGTCGTCGTCGGCCGCGAGAGCCTCCTCGCCGAGACGCAGATGGCCCTGAGCCCCGCGGTCGCCGCGGCCAAGGCGGAGGCCGAGGAACAGGGCAAGACCGTCGTCGCCATCGGCTGGGACGGAATCGCCCGGGGAATCCTGGTGGTCGCCGACACGGTCAAGCCCACCAGCGCTGAGGCCGTCGCCGAGATGAAGGCGCTGGGGCTGACCCCGGTCCTGCTGACCGGCGACAACGAGGCCGTGGCCCGCCAGATCGCCGCCGAGGTCGGCATCGACGAGGTCATCGCCGAAGTCCTGCCGTCGGAGAAGGTCGATGTGGTCTCCCGCCTCCAGCGCGAGGGCCGGACCGTCGCAATGGTGGGCGACGGCGTCAACGACGCCCCCGCCCTCGCCCAGGCCGACCTGGGACTGGCGATGGGCACCGGCACCGACGTCGCGATCGAGGCCAGCGACATCACCCTGGTGCGCGGCGACCTCCGCAGCGCCGTCGATGCCATCCGCCTGTCCCGCAAGACGCTCTCGACCATCAAAACCAACCTGTTCTGGGCCTTCGCCTACAACACGGCCGCGATCCCCGTCGCCGCGCTCGGCATGCTCAACCCCATGCTCGCCGGCGCCGCGATGGCCTTCTCCAGCGTCTTCGTCGTGGGCAACAGCCTGCGCCTGCGCGGCTTCACCTCCATCGCGAAGAACTGA
- a CDS encoding complex I subunit 4 family protein, protein MSMLSLIVFLPLAGAVVLAAMPAVGPAVARWAWVAVSAVELVLVGVLWVGYEDPGQNALAYEQQVPWIPGVNSSYHVGVDGLSLPLVAMTTIVFLACAVYALRQPDRPRIQAALFLFLQGVSLGVFVAADLILFFVFFDLSIVGMYFVIAGWGHGNAARSALKFFLYTFLGSLALLLGFIGLYVAAAPHTFDIPELVAATPLDDSPLTGGLVLAAIVVGLAVKTPTVPFHTWLPPAHTDAPATGSAVLAAVLLKMGTYGFVRIAMPMLPEAWRSWAWVIVAIGIVSVLYGAFVALAQTDLKRMVAYTSVNHMGYIVLALGAAGLVAEGAEQARSVAVTGAVVQMVSHGLITAALFLLAGVMQDRAGTYDMGSYGGLAGPAPRYAALFAVGAFASLGLPGFSGFIAEFQIFAGSIAVAPVTAIALPGILVTAALFLRALQQVFTGPTEGRSPGFADLRVRELWSVGPLLALSVLIGVLPRVLLEVIEPASAALVSLVGR, encoded by the coding sequence ATGAGCATGCTGAGTCTGATCGTTTTCCTGCCCCTGGCCGGCGCCGTCGTCCTGGCGGCGATGCCGGCGGTCGGCCCTGCGGTCGCCCGCTGGGCCTGGGTCGCCGTGAGCGCGGTCGAGCTGGTGCTCGTCGGAGTGCTGTGGGTCGGTTATGAGGACCCGGGGCAAAACGCACTGGCGTACGAGCAGCAGGTGCCGTGGATCCCGGGGGTGAACAGCAGCTATCACGTGGGCGTGGATGGTCTCTCGTTACCGCTGGTGGCCATGACGACGATCGTGTTCCTGGCCTGTGCCGTCTACGCCCTGCGCCAGCCCGACCGGCCCCGGATTCAGGCGGCCCTGTTCCTGTTCCTGCAGGGCGTGAGTCTGGGGGTGTTCGTGGCAGCCGACCTCATCCTGTTCTTCGTGTTCTTCGATCTCTCGATCGTGGGCATGTACTTCGTGATCGCCGGATGGGGCCATGGCAACGCTGCCCGCTCGGCCCTGAAGTTCTTCCTCTACACGTTTCTGGGATCACTGGCCCTGCTGCTGGGCTTTATCGGGCTCTACGTGGCCGCCGCACCGCACACCTTCGACATCCCCGAGCTTGTCGCGGCCACCCCGCTCGATGACAGCCCGCTGACCGGGGGGCTGGTGCTGGCGGCGATCGTGGTCGGTCTCGCGGTGAAGACCCCCACCGTTCCCTTCCATACCTGGTTGCCACCGGCCCACACCGACGCCCCGGCGACCGGTTCGGCCGTGCTGGCTGCGGTGTTGCTGAAGATGGGGACCTATGGGTTCGTGCGCATCGCCATGCCGATGCTCCCGGAGGCGTGGCGGTCCTGGGCCTGGGTGATCGTGGCGATCGGTATCGTCTCGGTGCTGTACGGAGCGTTCGTGGCGCTGGCTCAGACGGACCTCAAGCGGATGGTGGCCTACACCTCCGTCAATCATATGGGCTACATCGTCCTGGCCCTGGGTGCGGCGGGTCTGGTCGCCGAGGGCGCCGAGCAGGCCCGCTCGGTGGCGGTCACCGGTGCGGTGGTGCAGATGGTCAGCCACGGGTTGATCACCGCCGCGCTGTTCCTGCTGGCGGGGGTGATGCAGGATCGGGCCGGCACCTATGACATGGGTTCCTACGGAGGCCTGGCCGGTCCCGCGCCGCGGTATGCGGCGCTGTTCGCGGTCGGTGCCTTCGCCTCCCTGGGCCTGCCCGGGTTCTCCGGATTCATCGCCGAGTTCCAGATCTTCGCCGGCAGCATCGCGGTCGCCCCGGTCACCGCCATCGCCCTGCCGGGCATCCTGGTCACGGCCGCCCTGTTCCTGCGGGCGCTGCAGCAAGTGTTCACCGGCCCCACGGAGGGCCGATCGCCCGGGTTCGCGGATCTGCGCGTCCGGGAGCTGTGGTCGGTCGGTCCGCTGCTGGCCCTGTCCGTGCTCATCGGGGTGCTGCCTCGAGTCCTGCTCGAGGTGATCGAGCCGGCCTCCGCGGCCCTGGTCTCCTTGGTCGGGAGGTAA
- a CDS encoding MFS transporter has product MMLTILFLAAPNMAADLSPTSAQLLWILDIYGFVMAGFLVAMGVLGDRVGKRRLMVIGAIVFGIVSIAAALTTSPELMILWRAVLGLGGAMMLPSTLGLIFVLFADPKARGIAVGVWAGGISAGVALGPLLSGLLLEAFGWQSTFLVAVPVMALVAIGAPLLLPEHKDRTAKIDLFSALLLVTSLLGIIYSIKRFATQEPVGPTIGLLVAGALIGLWFVIRQLRATHPLLDVRLFANRTVSGALTVFLLSAAALGGVYSLFTQYLQQVQGLSPMQAGLSIIPAAAVLIVVSTLSPMLARKFRPGNVIALGLLTQVVGYALFTQLDAGTGLALVIASFVITYPGVAPSMALTTELVVSSVPPEKAGGASGLATTVNDLGISLGVAVIGSIGIATYRGQITDTMPDGMPTEAAAAAETGIDGALATAEQLPDTVGAALTTAAQQAFTSGLNTAGMASAVIAALAALIAATRLRHIRPTGESASESRSSEESVR; this is encoded by the coding sequence ATGATGTTGACGATCCTGTTCCTCGCGGCCCCGAACATGGCCGCGGACCTGAGCCCGACGAGCGCACAGCTGCTATGGATCCTCGACATCTACGGGTTCGTGATGGCCGGGTTCCTCGTCGCGATGGGCGTCCTCGGCGACCGCGTCGGCAAGCGCCGGCTCATGGTGATTGGCGCCATCGTGTTCGGGATCGTCTCGATCGCCGCGGCGCTGACGACGAGCCCAGAGCTGATGATCCTCTGGCGAGCCGTTCTCGGGCTCGGAGGAGCCATGATGCTCCCCTCCACCCTCGGGCTGATCTTCGTACTGTTCGCCGACCCGAAGGCCCGCGGCATCGCGGTCGGGGTGTGGGCCGGCGGCATCTCCGCAGGCGTCGCGCTCGGCCCCCTGCTCAGCGGGCTCCTGCTCGAGGCGTTCGGCTGGCAGTCGACCTTCCTGGTCGCCGTCCCGGTGATGGCGCTGGTCGCGATCGGTGCCCCGCTGCTACTACCTGAGCACAAGGACCGTACTGCGAAGATCGACCTGTTCAGCGCACTACTTCTCGTCACTTCGCTACTCGGGATCATCTACAGCATCAAGCGCTTCGCTACCCAGGAGCCGGTCGGACCGACGATCGGACTGCTGGTCGCCGGAGCGCTGATCGGTCTATGGTTCGTGATCCGGCAGCTGCGGGCCACACACCCTCTACTGGATGTGCGACTGTTCGCCAACCGCACCGTCAGCGGAGCGCTCACCGTTTTCCTCCTGTCGGCTGCGGCATTGGGAGGGGTGTACTCCCTGTTCACCCAGTACCTGCAACAGGTTCAGGGGCTCTCACCGATGCAGGCGGGGCTGTCGATCATCCCCGCCGCGGCGGTCCTCATCGTCGTCTCCACCCTCTCCCCGATGCTGGCCCGGAAATTCCGTCCTGGCAACGTGATCGCGCTCGGCCTGCTCACGCAGGTCGTCGGCTACGCACTGTTCACCCAGCTCGATGCCGGTACCGGTCTCGCACTCGTGATCGCGAGCTTCGTGATCACGTACCCGGGGGTTGCGCCCTCGATGGCGCTGACGACGGAACTGGTCGTCAGCTCGGTCCCGCCGGAGAAGGCCGGCGGCGCCTCCGGCTTGGCGACCACCGTGAACGACTTGGGCATCTCCCTCGGGGTGGCGGTCATCGGCAGCATTGGCATCGCCACCTACCGCGGCCAGATCACCGACACCATGCCCGACGGCATGCCAACAGAAGCAGCAGCCGCCGCGGAGACCGGCATCGACGGAGCCCTCGCCACCGCGGAACAGCTGCCCGACACGGTCGGCGCAGCTCTGACCACCGCGGCGCAACAGGCGTTCACCAGCGGGCTGAACACCGCCGGCATGGCCTCCGCCGTCATCGCCGCTCTCGCCGCACTCATTGCCGCTACGCGGTTGCGCCATATCCGACCCACCGGCGAGTCCGCTTCCGAATCGAGGTCCTCCGAGGAATCCGTGCGGTGA
- a CDS encoding heavy-metal-associated domain-containing protein, with product MTTNEYQVTGMTCGHCEMSVREEVDELSGVTDIQVSAQTGRLVVTSEEPLDDAQVLTAVEEAGYSAVKTR from the coding sequence ATGACGACGAACGAGTACCAGGTGACCGGAATGACCTGTGGGCACTGCGAGATGTCCGTCCGCGAGGAGGTCGACGAGCTCTCCGGGGTGACTGACATTCAGGTCAGCGCCCAGACGGGTCGCCTCGTCGTCACCTCCGAGGAGCCCCTCGACGACGCACAGGTCCTCACCGCGGTCGAGGAGGCCGGCTACTCGGCGGTCAAGACCCGATGA